Proteins co-encoded in one uncultured Draconibacterium sp. genomic window:
- the rplK gene encoding 50S ribosomal protein L11: MAKEVAGLIKLQIKGGAANPSPPVGPALGAKGVNIMQFCKQFNGRTQDQAGKVLPVIITVYADKSFDFIIKQPPVAVQLLEVAKLKSGSPEPHIKKVGSVTWDQVKSIAEGKMADLNCFTVESAMKMVAGTARSMGITVKGASPFNN; the protein is encoded by the coding sequence ATGGCGAAAGAAGTTGCTGGATTAATTAAATTACAGATCAAAGGTGGTGCAGCTAATCCTTCACCACCGGTGGGACCAGCATTGGGTGCCAAAGGGGTAAACATTATGCAGTTCTGTAAACAGTTTAATGGTCGTACACAAGACCAGGCAGGGAAAGTACTTCCTGTTATTATAACTGTTTATGCAGACAAGTCTTTTGACTTCATAATAAAACAACCTCCTGTGGCTGTTCAATTATTAGAAGTTGCGAAACTGAAAAGTGGTTCACCAGAACCTCACATTAAAAAAGTGGGTTCGGTAACTTGGGATCAGGTAAAGTCAATTGCCGAAGGCAAAATGGCTGACCTGAACTGCTTTACAGTGGAATCAGCGATGAAAATGGTAGCTGGAACTGCCAGAAGTATGGGAATCACTGTAAAAGGTGCTTCACCATTCAATAACTAA
- the rplL gene encoding 50S ribosomal protein L7/L12 → MADLKQLAEELVNLTVKEVNELAGILKDEYGIEPAAAAVAVAGPAAGGGEEAAAEQTEFDVILKAAGGSKLAVVKLVKELTGLGLKEAKAVVDEAPKALKEKVSKDEAEALKAQLEEAGAEVEVK, encoded by the coding sequence ATGGCAGATTTAAAACAGCTTGCAGAAGAGTTGGTAAACTTGACTGTTAAAGAGGTTAACGAATTAGCTGGTATTCTAAAAGACGAATATGGTATTGAACCAGCTGCTGCTGCAGTAGCAGTTGCAGGACCAGCTGCAGGTGGTGGCGAAGAGGCTGCTGCTGAACAAACTGAATTTGACGTGATCTTAAAAGCCGCAGGTGGATCAAAACTTGCAGTTGTTAAACTCGTTAAAGAACTAACTGGCCTTGGTCTGAAAGAAGCCAAAGCAGTTGTAGATGAAGCTCCAAAAGCGCTTAAAGAAAAAGTTTCGAAAGACGAAGCTGAAGCTTTAAAAGCACAGTTAGAAGAAGCTGGAGCTGAAGTTGAAGTAAAATAA
- the secE gene encoding preprotein translocase subunit SecE, which yields MKLKVYIQEAYDELVHKVTWPTWKELQSSALVVMIASFIISLVIFVMDLSFRNIMDFIYGLFY from the coding sequence ATGAAACTAAAAGTATATATACAAGAGGCCTATGATGAACTGGTGCATAAAGTTACATGGCCAACTTGGAAAGAGCTACAAAGTAGCGCCTTGGTAGTAATGATTGCTTCCTTTATAATATCATTAGTTATTTTCGTTATGGATCTGTCTTTCAGAAACATAATGGATTTTATTTATGGATTATTTTATTAA
- the rplA gene encoding 50S ribosomal protein L1: protein MGRITKNQKASLDKLEKGKAYSIDEAAQLVKEITFTKFDASVDIDVRLGVDPRKANQMVRGVVSLPHGTGKEVRVLAMVTPDKEQEAKDAGADYVGLDEYVEKIKGGWTDVDVIITMPPVMGKVGQLGRILGPRGLMPNPKSGTVTMEVGKAISEVKQGKIDFKVDKFGIVHTTIGKVSFTADKIKDNAVEFLNMINKLKPVAAKGTYIKSIYLSSTMSPGIQVEAKSFAE from the coding sequence ATGGGCAGAATTACGAAAAATCAAAAAGCGTCTTTGGATAAACTCGAAAAAGGAAAAGCTTACTCTATCGATGAAGCAGCACAGCTGGTGAAAGAAATTACATTCACCAAATTTGATGCATCGGTTGATATTGACGTAAGACTTGGAGTTGATCCTAGAAAAGCTAACCAGATGGTTAGGGGCGTAGTTTCGTTACCCCATGGGACAGGTAAAGAGGTACGTGTTTTGGCAATGGTTACTCCTGACAAAGAGCAGGAAGCCAAAGATGCCGGAGCCGACTATGTAGGACTTGACGAGTATGTTGAGAAAATAAAAGGTGGTTGGACCGATGTAGATGTTATTATTACCATGCCTCCAGTAATGGGGAAAGTTGGGCAGTTAGGACGTATTTTAGGTCCTCGTGGCTTAATGCCAAACCCTAAAAGTGGTACAGTAACTATGGAAGTTGGAAAAGCTATCTCCGAAGTAAAACAGGGTAAGATTGATTTTAAAGTTGATAAATTTGGTATTGTTCATACTACAATCGGGAAAGTTTCTTTCACGGCTGATAAGATTAAAGACAATGCCGTTGAATTTCTTAACATGATCAATAAACTGAAGCCTGTTGCTGCAAAAGGAACCTACATTAAGAGTATCTATTTATCAAGCACCATGAGCCCTGGTATTCAAGTAGAAGCTAAGTCGTTTGCAGAATAA
- the nusG gene encoding transcription termination/antitermination protein NusG encodes MSENSKKWYVLRAIGGKEKKVKEYIENEIAVGDLKGYVDQVLIPTEKVYQIRNGKKISKERNFFPGYVLIEAALVGEVTHTLRNFPNVIGFLGDTKGGDPVPMRQSEVNRILGRVDELAETDEEINIPYVVGETVKVIDGPFNGFNGTIEEINEEKKKLQVMVKIFGRKTPLELSFMQVEKE; translated from the coding sequence ATGAGCGAAAATAGTAAAAAATGGTATGTTCTGCGTGCTATTGGTGGCAAAGAGAAGAAGGTTAAAGAATATATCGAGAACGAAATCGCGGTAGGAGACCTCAAAGGGTATGTAGATCAGGTTTTAATACCAACCGAAAAAGTTTATCAGATCCGAAATGGTAAAAAAATCAGTAAGGAGCGAAACTTTTTTCCGGGGTATGTTTTAATCGAAGCTGCTTTAGTGGGTGAGGTTACACACACATTAAGGAATTTTCCTAACGTAATCGGATTCTTAGGCGACACCAAAGGTGGAGATCCGGTGCCGATGCGGCAAAGCGAGGTAAACAGGATTTTGGGTCGAGTGGATGAATTAGCTGAAACCGACGAAGAAATCAATATCCCATATGTGGTAGGAGAAACTGTGAAAGTAATCGACGGACCATTCAACGGCTTTAACGGAACCATTGAAGAAATCAATGAGGAGAAGAAGAAGTTGCAGGTGATGGTGAAGATTTTTGGACGTAAAACTCCTTTGGAACTTAGCTTTATGCAAGTCGAAAAGGAATAG
- the rplJ gene encoding 50S ribosomal protein L10, which produces MKSSEKQVIINQLQEQIDSYDHFYLTDIAGLNAENTSDLRRLCFSQDVKLVVVKNTLLRKALENSAKEAEEIFDALKGNTTVMFSSNGNAPAKLIKDFAKKHKKPVLKAAYVEESIYMGADQLEALIAVKSKNELIADVVALLQSPMKTVLGQLQSGGNTIHGVLDTLKAKE; this is translated from the coding sequence ATGAAGAGTTCAGAGAAACAAGTTATTATTAATCAGTTACAAGAACAGATAGATTCATACGACCATTTTTACCTGACCGACATTGCCGGCTTAAATGCTGAAAATACCAGTGATTTAAGGAGACTATGTTTCAGCCAAGATGTAAAACTGGTTGTTGTTAAGAATACTCTACTACGAAAAGCTCTTGAGAACTCTGCTAAAGAGGCTGAAGAGATTTTTGATGCGCTTAAGGGAAACACCACAGTAATGTTTTCTTCAAACGGTAATGCACCGGCTAAATTGATTAAAGACTTCGCTAAAAAGCACAAAAAGCCTGTATTAAAGGCTGCTTATGTTGAAGAGTCAATTTACATGGGTGCCGACCAATTGGAGGCATTAATAGCCGTTAAATCTAAAAACGAGCTTATTGCTGATGTTGTTGCTCTGTTACAATCACCAATGAAAACTGTTCTCGGACAGTTGCAGTCTGGTGGTAATACAATTCACGGTGTTCTTGATACACTGAAAGCGAAAGAATAA